From the Candidatus Peribacteria bacterium genome, one window contains:
- a CDS encoding disulfide bond formation protein B, giving the protein MNLSQFTWNVVPFLSVLVVIGQIISAVILAAVVIEFFTKKTNRISTWTSQNGLILILIVTLVSIAGSLYFSEISGWNPCKYCWIQRIFMYPQAILLMIALWKRDRNVARYILALSLIGAGYAAWHYYIQMYDIIAAPTNPATPCDASGESCVKTPFVMFGYITVPGMALTAFLMNALGAGMVLKTKK; this is encoded by the coding sequence ATGAACCTCTCACAATTCACCTGGAACGTCGTCCCGTTTCTCTCTGTACTGGTCGTCATCGGCCAGATCATCTCCGCCGTTATTCTTGCTGCCGTTGTGATTGAATTTTTTACAAAGAAAACGAACCGCATCAGCACATGGACGTCACAGAATGGACTCATTCTTATACTGATCGTCACGCTCGTGTCCATTGCAGGCAGTCTCTATTTCTCGGAAATCAGCGGCTGGAATCCCTGTAAATACTGCTGGATCCAGCGCATCTTCATGTATCCGCAGGCCATCCTTCTAATGATCGCCCTCTGGAAGCGCGACCGGAATGTGGCACGCTACATCCTGGCCCTTTCTCTTATAGGCGCCGGCTATGCGGCCTGGCACTACTACATCCAGATGTACGACATCATCGCTGCCCCCACCAACCCTGCCACTCCTTGTGATGCATCGGGTGAATCCTGTGTGAAGACACCCTTTGTGATGTTCGGGTACATCACGGTTCCGGGCATGGCACTCACGGCATTTTTGATGAATGCACTCGGAGCGGGGATGGTGCTGAAGACAAAAAAGTAA